The Deltaproteobacteria bacterium CG11_big_fil_rev_8_21_14_0_20_42_23 genome segment AATAACAATCTCGCCAGGCCCTACTTCAGCCACATCTTCATATTGAACACCTTTGTACACCTGTAAATGAGATACACGAAGAGGAAGTACTTGATCATTTTCTTGTATGCACACAAGCTGGTCATTTTTCTTTGCAGAACCATTCATCACTCTTCCAATGGCGAGTCTTCCTGTGTAATCAGAATAGGCAATGTTGCAGACTATCATCTGAAACGGTTCTTGATCATCGTATTTTGGCCCTGGGATTTCATTTACAATGGTATCGAAGAGAGGCTTTAGGCTATCGGATTCATCGCTTAATTCTTTTTTTGCAATGCCATCACGGCCAACTGCATACAGAAGAGGAAATTCGATTTGCTCATCAGTTGCACCAAGGTCGATGAAGAGATCGTAAATTTGATTTACCACTTCCTGAACTTGAGCATCTTTTCGGTCGATTTTATTAACGACGACAACAATTTTGAGATGTTCACTCAGCGCTTTTTTAAGCACGAAGCGGGTTTGCGGCAGGGTACCTTCTGCAGAATCGACAAGCAAAATTGCTCCATCCACCATGAAAAGTGAGCGTTCAACTTCACCTCCAAAGTCGGCGTGACCTGGAGTATCGATGATGTTGATTTTGGTATCACCATACAAAATGGAACAATTTTTTGCGGAGATGGTGATGCCTCTTTCACGTTCCAAATCGAGGTTGTCCATAAGACGTTCTGCCACTTCTTGGTTTGAACGGAAAAGGCCACTCTGTTTGAACATCTGGTCAACAAGCGTTGTTTTTCCATGGTCAACGTGAGCGATGATGGCGATGTTACGAATTTTTTTATTTTCTTGGTTCATTTTTTTCTCCGAGCCGGCGCTTCTAGCCTAAAGCTCACATCAAGTCATTCTTTTCTGGATCTTTGTGGGAATCATTTTGAAGAGGGTAAGCAGATATAAAAAAACCGCCTAGAGTGATCCAGGCGGTTTTAATGTGCTTGCGTAAAAAACTTATGACTGAAGTTTTACTACGTCAGTTGCGTTCTCACCTTTTGGTCCTTGACCAATGCTGAACTCAACTCTTTCGCCTTCAGCGAGTGTTTTGTATCCGTCAGCAACGATGTTGCTGTGATGTACGAAAAGATCATTACCTTCGCCATCTGGAGTGATAAAACCAAAACCTTTACTGTCGTTGAACCATTTTACGGTTCCTTGCTTCTTGTTGGACATACTGTCCTCCTTAACGTGATATGCTGTAGTTCTTTGTACTGATGAATTAAGGGATGATGATTATTCCAACAAATACCCTACTTAAAACCTCGTACTGCAAATACTACAACGGTTGTTATACCGGGACTTCTTAGTCTTATAAGCACCCCAAAAGCAAGCTTTTTTTTCGTTCCCTGACGTTTTTTGCCTGAAATTACTTCCTTTTTTCCTTCCATTATGGACCGTTTGGAAGTTTTGAGCATTGAGGGGCCTATTTGAGGGATGAGCCAAAAAGAAACATAGGGCCAACGCTAAAGGAAAGATCCGAGGAAAATTTGGTGCCAGAAGTGGTTTGTACCGTGGAAAAGTAGTTTCGCACAGATGCCCGCAAGCCTAGCCAAGAGCAACGGGGGAAGTAGATTTTGATCCCGCCACCCAAAAAACCACTTGGCCGGTTGGAGCTGTTAATCCTCAAAATCCCGCCACCTAGGCTTGTGAAAATTTCACTTTCGATGACCGTTTTTTTCGAAAGAAATGCTGCTGGAATGTTG includes the following:
- a CDS encoding cold-shock protein — encoded protein: MSNKKQGTVKWFNDSKGFGFITPDGEGNDLFVHHSNIVADGYKTLAEGERVEFSIGQGPKGENATDVVKLQS